In Hymenobacter gelipurpurascens, one DNA window encodes the following:
- a CDS encoding TrmH family RNA methyltransferase codes for MVSKAVAKYVHALHLKKYRLRHDAFLVEGGKSVRELLSSGLLTERLIVTSEFAEKIREELPQGVPVDIVSEDELTKLGTLANNNTALAIARLPQETPLQPEPGSLLLALDQVRDPGNVGTLIRLADWYGLAGVICSDTCADPWAPKTVAATMGSFTRVSIWQRELPTWLQSLPAELPIYGADLHGDNVHRLTLRPTGVLIMGSESHGLTPEVEACLTQRLHIPGRGQAESLNVAVSAAILLDNFYRHE; via the coding sequence ATGGTTTCAAAAGCAGTAGCGAAATACGTGCACGCGCTGCACCTGAAGAAGTATCGACTTCGGCACGACGCTTTCCTGGTGGAAGGCGGCAAAAGCGTACGAGAGTTGCTAAGTTCCGGACTTCTAACGGAACGGTTGATTGTTACGTCTGAATTTGCCGAGAAAATCCGGGAGGAGCTTCCCCAAGGAGTGCCCGTGGATATTGTCTCGGAAGACGAACTTACGAAACTCGGTACGCTAGCCAATAATAATACGGCGCTAGCCATTGCCCGTTTGCCCCAGGAAACGCCCCTGCAACCCGAGCCCGGAAGCTTACTGCTGGCCCTGGACCAGGTGCGCGACCCCGGCAACGTAGGCACCCTCATTCGGCTGGCCGACTGGTACGGCCTGGCCGGCGTCATCTGCTCCGACACCTGCGCTGACCCCTGGGCGCCCAAAACCGTAGCGGCTACCATGGGCTCCTTTACTAGAGTATCCATCTGGCAACGCGAACTGCCTACCTGGCTCCAAAGCCTTCCAGCAGAGCTGCCCATCTACGGCGCGGACTTGCACGGCGACAACGTACACCGCCTCACGCTACGCCCCACCGGCGTACTCATCATGGGTAGCGAATCGCACGGACTCACGCCGGAAGTGGAGGCTTGCCTCACGCAGCGTCTGCACATCCCCGGCCGCGGCCAGGCGGAGAGCCTGAATGTGGCCGTCTCGGCCGCTATTCTGCTGGATAATTTCTACCGCCATGAGTAA
- a CDS encoding acyl-CoA thioesterase: protein MSALDEKISRAETRIFKAVFPNTTNHYDTLFGGTTLHMMDEVAFITATRFSRLKMVTVSSDKVDFTHPIPGGTLVELIGRVARVGNTSLQVRVELFVEQMYSEERIKAVSGLFTFVAIDDQKRPVSILGQS, encoded by the coding sequence ATGTCAGCTCTCGACGAAAAAATCAGCCGCGCGGAAACCCGCATTTTCAAAGCCGTTTTCCCAAATACCACCAACCACTACGATACGCTGTTTGGCGGCACCACGCTCCATATGATGGATGAGGTAGCCTTTATTACGGCTACCCGGTTCAGCCGCCTCAAAATGGTGACGGTATCCTCCGATAAAGTCGATTTTACGCATCCCATTCCGGGCGGCACTCTGGTGGAACTGATTGGGCGTGTGGCCCGCGTAGGTAACACCAGCCTGCAAGTCCGCGTAGAGCTATTTGTGGAGCAGATGTACTCTGAAGAGCGAATCAAGGCCGTTTCGGGCCTGTTCACCTTCGTGGCCATTGATGATCAGAAACGTCCGGTTTCCATCCTGGGCCAGAGTTGA
- a CDS encoding porin family protein, producing the protein MKRISSLLALLALVLLLPGRLQASARPATHLDDTIIVKLPNQSTMTLFVKNKAQLREMRNYKLDSLILLLDGYITQAEAAGKTSKSDQVTMEFYPAKDQPGKNVPEQIRITVRSEDGKTNTKTMSRTDVVMGRVFGVTVYDKADGKDDDHVSVRISSTPDSVKQAQRKAKQEERANRAVHTSFDVDLGLNTLVNKSVGVGENAPDLRPVGSRYLSLNYHYNIRVGSKESPFHIITGPELAFNNFMLDKNYRFVDDNDVTTIVADARNLEKSKLTMTTLNIPLMASLQFKGKNDHDGFHIGAGGFAGYRLGSHTKLKYEEEGRTRKDKDRGSYNLSDFQYGLQGNIGIRGLDLFMKYNLNDVFKDNRGPQAQALSFGITLLH; encoded by the coding sequence ATGAAACGTATATCCTCTCTCCTCGCTCTGCTGGCCCTGGTACTTCTCTTGCCCGGCCGCCTGCAGGCCTCCGCTAGGCCTGCCACTCACCTCGACGACACCATCATCGTGAAACTGCCCAACCAGTCCACCATGACGCTGTTCGTGAAAAACAAAGCCCAGCTGCGCGAGATGCGCAACTACAAGCTCGACTCGCTGATCCTGCTGCTCGATGGCTACATCACGCAGGCCGAAGCCGCCGGCAAAACCTCCAAGTCCGATCAGGTGACGATGGAGTTCTACCCCGCCAAAGACCAGCCTGGCAAGAACGTGCCCGAGCAAATCCGCATCACGGTGCGCTCCGAAGACGGCAAAACCAACACCAAAACCATGAGCCGCACCGATGTGGTAATGGGCCGCGTGTTTGGCGTGACAGTATATGACAAGGCGGATGGCAAGGACGACGACCACGTATCGGTGCGCATCAGCTCCACGCCAGACTCCGTGAAGCAGGCGCAGCGCAAAGCCAAGCAGGAAGAGCGCGCCAACCGCGCCGTACACACCAGCTTCGATGTGGATTTGGGCCTGAATACGCTGGTGAACAAATCAGTGGGAGTGGGTGAAAACGCCCCCGACCTGCGCCCCGTTGGCTCCCGCTACCTGAGCCTGAACTACCACTACAACATTCGGGTAGGCAGCAAAGAGTCGCCCTTCCATATCATCACGGGTCCGGAACTGGCCTTCAACAACTTCATGCTCGACAAAAACTACCGGTTCGTGGACGATAATGACGTCACCACCATAGTAGCCGACGCTCGCAATCTGGAGAAGAGCAAGCTGACCATGACGACTCTAAATATCCCCCTGATGGCCTCGCTGCAATTCAAAGGTAAAAACGACCACGATGGGTTTCATATCGGCGCTGGTGGGTTTGCTGGCTACCGCCTCGGTTCTCACACCAAGCTGAAATATGAGGAAGAAGGCCGCACCCGGAAAGACAAAGACCGCGGCAGCTACAACCTCTCCGACTTCCAGTATGGCCTGCAGGGCAACATCGGCATCCGGGGTCTGGATCTGTTCATGAAGTATAACCTCAACGATGTCTTCAAGGACAACCGCGGCCCTCAGGCCCAGGCCCTGAGCTTTGGCATCACGCTGCTACACTAA
- a CDS encoding NAD(P)/FAD-dependent oxidoreductase, whose protein sequence is MPTPQEIEVLLPPEVAYDEMARYRALLDAAGLVPGQADFVHLRKRSIDARGRQPLVRLRADIYETAPPTDLFGPWFKYPGVGQSKRSVIIVGAGSAGLFAALRAIELGIKPIVLERGKDVRTRRRDLAALNKDHVVDSDSNYCFGEGGAGTYSDGKLYTRATKRGDVGRILRILVQHGATPDILVDAHPHIGTNKLPSVVQALRETIREAGGEVRFETRVTDLILEQNHLRGVVTASGEALEADAVILATGHSARDIYELLHRRGVLIEAKPFALGVRVEHQQQLIDQAQYRRQERGALPAASYALVHQTQWQNKQRGVFSFCMCPGGFIVPSATAPGEVVVNGMSPSRRDSRFANSGIVTAIELEDMDVRQHGALAGLRLQQEIEQRACQLAGNTQLAPAQRLGDFLKGKVSSELLETSYQPGLVSVQMEDVLGSGLAERLRQGFKNFGQKIPGYATNAAQIVGVESRTSSPVRIPRDRDTLQHPEVRGLFPCGEGAGYAGGIVSAAMDGERCAEAVLAAISSK, encoded by the coding sequence ATGCCTACTCCTCAAGAAATCGAGGTCCTGCTTCCGCCGGAAGTGGCCTACGATGAAATGGCGCGCTACCGCGCCCTACTCGACGCCGCTGGGTTGGTGCCCGGCCAGGCCGATTTTGTGCACCTGCGCAAGCGTTCCATTGATGCGCGCGGCCGGCAGCCCCTGGTTCGCCTGCGCGCCGATATTTATGAAACGGCGCCGCCAACTGACCTGTTTGGGCCGTGGTTCAAGTACCCCGGCGTAGGCCAGTCGAAGCGCTCCGTCATCATTGTAGGAGCCGGTTCGGCGGGCCTGTTTGCAGCTCTGCGTGCCATTGAGCTGGGCATAAAACCCATTGTGCTGGAGCGCGGCAAAGATGTGCGCACCCGCCGCCGCGACCTGGCCGCGCTCAACAAGGACCACGTAGTGGATTCTGACTCGAATTACTGCTTTGGCGAAGGCGGCGCCGGCACCTACTCCGACGGCAAGCTCTACACCCGCGCCACCAAGCGCGGCGACGTGGGCCGCATTCTGCGGATTCTGGTGCAGCACGGCGCTACCCCAGATATTCTCGTCGATGCCCACCCCCACATCGGCACCAACAAGTTGCCCTCCGTGGTGCAGGCCCTGCGCGAAACCATCCGGGAGGCGGGCGGCGAAGTGCGGTTTGAAACCCGCGTCACGGACCTCATTCTGGAGCAAAACCACCTGCGTGGCGTAGTTACGGCCAGCGGTGAAGCCCTAGAGGCCGATGCCGTGATTCTGGCCACTGGCCACTCCGCCCGCGATATATATGAGCTGCTGCACCGCCGCGGCGTACTGATTGAGGCCAAACCCTTTGCCTTGGGTGTGCGCGTTGAGCATCAGCAGCAGCTTATTGACCAAGCCCAGTACCGCCGCCAGGAACGCGGGGCGCTGCCCGCGGCGTCGTATGCGCTGGTGCACCAAACCCAGTGGCAGAACAAGCAGCGGGGCGTGTTTTCGTTCTGCATGTGCCCCGGTGGCTTCATTGTGCCCTCGGCCACGGCGCCCGGCGAAGTAGTAGTGAACGGCATGAGCCCCAGCCGCCGCGACTCCCGTTTCGCCAACTCCGGTATCGTGACGGCCATTGAGCTGGAGGACATGGACGTGCGCCAGCACGGCGCCCTGGCGGGCCTGCGGCTGCAGCAGGAAATTGAGCAGCGCGCCTGCCAGCTGGCCGGCAATACCCAGCTTGCGCCCGCCCAGCGCCTCGGCGACTTCCTGAAAGGCAAAGTCTCCTCGGAGCTGCTGGAAACCAGCTATCAGCCGGGCCTGGTATCGGTGCAGATGGAAGACGTGCTTGGCAGTGGCCTAGCGGAGCGGCTGCGACAAGGATTCAAGAATTTCGGGCAGAAGATTCCGGGCTACGCCACCAATGCCGCCCAGATTGTGGGCGTGGAAAGCCGCACCTCCTCTCCCGTCCGTATTCCGCGCGACCGGGATACGCTGCAGCACCCCGAGGTGCGTGGGCTGTTTCCCTGCGGTGAAGGGGCGGGCTATGCCGGCGGCATTGTTTCGGCGGCCATGGATGGGGAACGGTGCGCTGAGGCAGTATTGGCAGCCATCAGCTCGAAATAA
- a CDS encoding RNA polymerase sigma factor: MTDADLIAACRQGSSRAQKLLYERFAGLMLSVCMRYLRRREDAEEALIVGFTKVFRALDQYRHEGSFEGWIRRIMVNEALGLLRRKEPLHMAIDDLTYDVPATAATAESQLNADDMLAVLAELPAGYRTVFNLYALEGFTHPEIGELLGISEGTSKSQLSKARAMLQRRLLVAAAEARPSSTSSTKEVYATGRY; this comes from the coding sequence GTGACTGATGCTGACCTCATAGCCGCCTGCCGTCAAGGCAGCAGCCGCGCCCAGAAGCTGCTCTATGAGCGGTTCGCGGGCCTGATGCTGTCGGTGTGCATGCGCTACCTGCGGCGCCGAGAAGACGCTGAGGAAGCCCTGATTGTGGGCTTCACCAAAGTATTCCGGGCCCTGGACCAGTACCGCCACGAAGGCTCGTTTGAAGGCTGGATCCGGCGGATTATGGTGAACGAGGCGCTAGGCCTGTTGCGCCGCAAAGAGCCGCTGCACATGGCCATCGACGATTTGACCTACGATGTGCCGGCTACCGCCGCCACCGCCGAAAGCCAGCTCAACGCCGATGACATGCTGGCCGTATTGGCCGAATTGCCCGCCGGTTACCGCACGGTTTTCAACCTGTACGCGCTGGAAGGCTTTACCCACCCCGAAATCGGCGAACTGCTCGGTATTTCGGAAGGCACCAGCAAGTCGCAGCTTAGTAAGGCCCGGGCCATGCTCCAACGCCGCCTCTTGGTGGCCGCCGCCGAAGCCCGCCCTTCCTCCACCTCCTCAACGAAAGAAGTATATGCAACCGGAAGATATTGA
- the tamL gene encoding translocation and assembly module lipoprotein TamL gives MKPYSLLNEAPTTGLFSGKKTRSALGGLLLLSGLAGCSPLRLLQPGQRLLSRVKVEGLDKADPERLQALTQQKPNSTFPLPKLAIYQLGRKFYNPEKLQRKLEEDRTHYTQLIQAAGTDSVKVGKLLTKRDRHVRRHQLALDKGNAIMRLGEAPVIYDSALTRASVGQMETFLKSKGFFRSGVSATDIVPTKLFSPFRIFTLRSPFHTEPRRVTVVYRVQENEPFHYSQLDYDIQDTAVARRVLLSLPQSLLHVGDQYDEETIGNERGRIEDLLKNQGFYDFRSQYITLEADTSFAPTTVRLRTIVSKPTRGEHHRLYTVRRVNFLTDAGLVRFGQQRDTLVRNGVNYLAYQHKFSTRTLDNKLAVRPGEPYSLQNTQLTQRQLSNLDMFRFSTVTYRRVRGEEAPTDSTSGLLDATINASPAKKYQETVEFGGTVVAQQVGPFGNVRLKVRNVFGGAEVLEFGVRAGIEGQFSAVGQVDGVPKSVLTTQLGGNVNLVLPQFLVPWRPNRFLSQYNPRTRFNATYTYVNRPEYSRTNAEGTFDYIWQRTPYHQYVLTPIDISIIRTATIDTAFSNYLQRLLINQGSPLYRSFDNLYVPSFNATSLYNSNDFNETRDAKYLRLFAEVGGITRGLFQKEPLTNYRDEPKANRLKIYDFAKFTVDYRRYHKLTSDSYFVYRLSGGAATALSTTRIVTKDNREGGNVISDATSSLIPYDKYLFAGGSSSVRAWKPRRLGTGSYTQYKLNRDGSRRLDEKTGQPIRDYDLEQPGELILEGNVEYRFPVYSFIKGAIFTDFGNVWSIRNDPRPGAQFQFNQFYKQFAVGSGIGFRFDFTFLILRLDVATKVYDPTAPGNKWAIRKISLNENQTAFNLGIGYPF, from the coding sequence TTGAAACCATATTCACTGCTTAACGAGGCCCCCACTACGGGGCTTTTTTCGGGAAAGAAAACGCGGTCTGCCTTGGGTGGACTGCTGCTGCTGAGTGGCCTAGCGGGCTGTTCGCCGCTGCGCCTGCTTCAGCCAGGCCAGCGCCTGCTCAGCCGCGTGAAGGTGGAAGGCCTTGATAAAGCCGACCCGGAACGCCTGCAGGCTCTCACGCAGCAAAAGCCCAACAGCACGTTTCCGCTGCCAAAGCTAGCAATCTATCAGCTAGGCCGTAAATTCTATAACCCAGAAAAGCTGCAGCGCAAACTCGAGGAAGACCGCACCCACTACACCCAGCTCATTCAGGCCGCCGGCACCGACTCCGTTAAAGTGGGCAAGCTGCTGACCAAGCGCGACCGGCACGTGCGGCGGCACCAGCTGGCGCTGGACAAGGGCAACGCCATTATGCGCCTCGGGGAGGCGCCCGTCATCTACGACTCGGCTCTTACCAGGGCCAGTGTAGGCCAGATGGAGACCTTTCTCAAGTCGAAGGGGTTTTTCCGTAGTGGCGTTTCCGCTACGGATATAGTACCTACCAAGCTGTTTTCGCCCTTCCGGATATTCACGCTGCGCAGTCCTTTCCACACGGAGCCGCGCCGCGTCACGGTGGTGTACCGCGTACAGGAAAACGAGCCCTTCCACTACAGCCAGCTCGACTACGATATTCAGGACACCGCCGTGGCCCGGCGGGTGCTGCTGAGCTTGCCCCAAAGCCTGCTGCACGTCGGCGACCAATATGATGAGGAAACCATCGGCAATGAGCGCGGTCGGATTGAAGACCTGCTCAAAAACCAAGGTTTCTATGATTTCAGGTCACAGTATATCACCCTGGAGGCCGATACCAGCTTTGCCCCTACCACGGTGCGGCTGCGCACCATCGTCAGCAAACCAACGCGCGGCGAGCACCACCGCCTCTACACCGTTCGGCGGGTAAATTTCCTGACCGACGCGGGCCTGGTGCGCTTCGGGCAGCAGCGCGATACGCTGGTGCGCAATGGGGTAAACTACCTGGCCTACCAGCACAAGTTCAGTACCCGCACCCTCGATAATAAGCTGGCCGTGCGGCCCGGTGAGCCCTATAGCCTCCAGAACACCCAGCTCACCCAGCGCCAGCTCTCCAACCTGGATATGTTCCGCTTCAGCACCGTCACGTACCGGCGGGTGCGCGGCGAAGAGGCCCCTACCGACTCCACCAGTGGCCTACTGGATGCTACCATCAATGCATCACCAGCCAAGAAATACCAGGAGACAGTCGAATTTGGGGGAACGGTGGTAGCGCAGCAAGTGGGGCCTTTTGGTAATGTAAGGCTCAAAGTGCGCAATGTGTTTGGCGGCGCAGAGGTGCTGGAATTTGGTGTACGGGCTGGTATTGAGGGGCAGTTTAGCGCCGTAGGCCAGGTAGATGGTGTACCGAAAAGCGTTCTTACCACGCAGTTGGGTGGCAACGTCAACCTCGTGCTACCTCAGTTTTTAGTGCCATGGCGCCCCAATCGGTTCTTATCCCAATACAACCCGCGCACCCGCTTCAACGCCACCTACACCTATGTAAATCGGCCCGAATATTCACGCACAAACGCGGAGGGCACTTTCGACTACATCTGGCAGCGCACCCCCTACCATCAATACGTTCTTACGCCTATTGACATCAGTATTATCCGGACGGCTACGATTGACACGGCCTTCTCCAACTATTTGCAGCGGCTGCTGATCAACCAGGGCTCTCCGCTCTATCGGAGTTTCGATAATCTCTATGTCCCGAGCTTCAACGCCACATCCCTATATAACTCCAATGATTTCAACGAAACGCGTGACGCCAAATATCTGCGCCTTTTTGCAGAAGTTGGGGGAATAACGCGCGGGTTATTTCAGAAAGAACCATTAACCAACTACCGCGACGAACCCAAGGCTAACCGCCTCAAAATCTATGATTTTGCAAAGTTCACGGTCGATTACCGGCGGTATCATAAGCTGACTTCAGATTCCTACTTCGTGTACCGCCTTTCGGGCGGGGCAGCAACAGCCCTCAGCACTACACGCATTGTAACAAAGGATAATCGCGAAGGCGGGAACGTCATCAGTGACGCAACTTCTTCCCTGATTCCGTACGATAAATACTTGTTTGCAGGCGGCAGTTCCAGTGTCCGGGCCTGGAAGCCACGCCGCCTGGGCACGGGCTCTTACACGCAGTACAAGCTCAACCGTGATGGTTCGCGGCGGTTGGATGAGAAAACCGGCCAGCCTATCCGCGACTATGACCTGGAACAGCCGGGCGAGCTGATTCTGGAAGGCAACGTGGAGTATCGCTTTCCTGTTTACAGCTTCATCAAAGGAGCTATTTTCACTGATTTTGGCAACGTTTGGAGCATCCGAAATGATCCTAGGCCAGGAGCGCAGTTCCAATTCAATCAGTTTTACAAGCAGTTCGCGGTGGGTTCTGGCATTGGTTTCCGATTCGATTTTACCTTCCTGATTCTGCGCCTCGATGTCGCCACGAAAGTCTATGATCCCACCGCTCCGGGTAACAAGTGGGCCATCCGAAAAATCAGCTTAAATGAAAACCAGACGGCTTTCAATCTAGGCATCGGGTACCCGTTTTAA
- a CDS encoding alpha-ketoacid dehydrogenase subunit alpha/beta yields the protein MSTQTTPTTLETEFTAPLPARAMLQRAYRLMRTAAELARLYEENKAVTAKYVHATARGHEAIQLAAAFHLRPTDYAAPYYRDDAMLLGFGLEPYELMLQLMAKRDDPFSGGRTYYSHPSLRRAGFPVIPHQSSATGMQAIPATGMAHGIKYLEGQGILPSADEQPVVLCSIGDGAMTEGEVAEALQMAVLHQLPIIYLVQDNDWGISATGREMRAMDAYEFAAGFKGLHRLQFDGADFLASHAGMEEAFDYARRTRGPVLVHAKCPLLGHHTSGVRREWYRGDNLAEHTLNDPLPRFHQQLLELGYSEEELEQLGQEARATVEADYQRALAAPAPDPATFADHEFAPPAVTAEAGERSPAGADKALMVDAALHAVDDILREFPEALFYGQDVGGELGGVFREAALLAKKYGDARVFNTPIQEAYIVGSTAGMSAVGAKAIVEIQFADYIWPGLNQLVEELSKSCYLSNGKFPVQSLIRVPVGAYGGGGPYHSGSIESTLLTIRGIKVVYPSNAADMKGLLRAAFLDPNPVVLLEHKGLYWSKVPGTEDAKTTEPAAGYVIPLGKAAIAQEADPEKLRNGETCVVITYGMGVHWAKTASKQFLGQVEVLDLRTLNPLDYDSVEAAVRRHGKALVLTEEPLMNSFAESLAGRIQRTCFRQLDAPVFTLGAANLPAIALNVELEKQMLPSAEKVGVVLAELLAY from the coding sequence ATGTCAACCCAAACCACCCCGACGACGCTGGAAACTGAGTTTACTGCCCCGCTGCCCGCCCGCGCCATGCTGCAACGTGCTTACCGCCTCATGCGCACGGCCGCCGAGCTGGCTCGCTTATACGAAGAAAACAAGGCCGTAACGGCCAAATACGTGCACGCCACGGCCCGCGGCCACGAAGCCATTCAGCTGGCCGCCGCCTTCCACCTGCGCCCCACGGACTACGCCGCGCCTTACTACCGCGACGATGCCATGCTGCTGGGCTTCGGCCTGGAGCCCTATGAGCTGATGCTCCAGCTCATGGCCAAGCGCGACGACCCATTTTCGGGTGGCCGCACGTACTACAGCCATCCGTCGTTGCGGCGGGCTGGCTTCCCCGTCATTCCGCACCAAAGCTCCGCCACCGGCATGCAGGCCATTCCGGCTACCGGTATGGCCCACGGCATCAAGTATCTGGAAGGCCAGGGAATATTGCCATCGGCGGATGAACAGCCGGTGGTGTTGTGCTCTATCGGCGACGGCGCCATGACGGAGGGCGAAGTGGCCGAGGCCCTGCAAATGGCTGTGCTGCATCAGCTGCCTATTATCTATCTGGTGCAGGACAACGACTGGGGTATCTCGGCTACGGGCCGCGAAATGCGCGCCATGGATGCCTACGAGTTTGCCGCCGGCTTTAAAGGCCTGCACCGGCTCCAGTTTGATGGGGCCGATTTTCTGGCCAGCCACGCCGGCATGGAAGAAGCTTTCGACTACGCCCGCCGCACGCGCGGCCCGGTGCTGGTGCATGCCAAATGCCCGCTGCTAGGCCACCATACCAGCGGGGTGCGCCGCGAGTGGTACCGCGGCGACAACCTCGCCGAACATACCCTCAACGACCCGCTGCCGCGCTTTCATCAGCAACTGCTGGAGCTGGGCTACTCCGAAGAGGAACTGGAACAGCTAGGCCAGGAAGCCCGCGCTACCGTGGAGGCCGACTACCAGCGTGCCCTGGCTGCCCCCGCACCCGACCCGGCGACTTTCGCCGACCATGAGTTTGCTCCGCCTGCAGTTACAGCTGAAGCCGGAGAGCGTAGCCCCGCCGGTGCCGACAAGGCCCTGATGGTGGATGCCGCTCTGCACGCCGTAGACGATATTCTGCGAGAGTTTCCGGAGGCTCTGTTCTATGGCCAGGATGTGGGCGGCGAGCTGGGCGGCGTGTTCCGCGAGGCGGCGCTGCTGGCCAAAAAGTACGGCGACGCCCGCGTGTTCAATACCCCCATTCAGGAGGCCTACATTGTGGGCAGCACGGCCGGAATGAGTGCCGTGGGTGCCAAGGCCATCGTGGAGATTCAGTTTGCCGATTACATCTGGCCCGGCCTCAACCAGCTGGTGGAGGAACTGAGCAAATCCTGCTACCTCTCCAACGGCAAGTTTCCGGTGCAAAGCCTGATTCGGGTGCCGGTAGGGGCCTACGGGGGCGGTGGGCCGTATCATTCGGGCTCCATTGAAAGCACGCTGCTGACCATTCGGGGCATTAAGGTGGTATACCCCAGCAATGCCGCCGACATGAAAGGCCTGCTGCGCGCCGCCTTCCTCGACCCCAACCCGGTGGTGCTCCTGGAGCACAAAGGCCTATACTGGAGCAAAGTACCCGGCACCGAAGACGCTAAAACCACCGAACCGGCGGCGGGCTACGTCATTCCGCTCGGTAAAGCGGCTATTGCGCAAGAAGCCGACCCCGAAAAGCTGCGCAACGGCGAAACGTGCGTGGTCATCACCTACGGCATGGGGGTGCACTGGGCCAAAACCGCCAGCAAGCAGTTCCTAGGCCAGGTAGAAGTGCTTGACCTGCGCACCCTCAACCCCCTAGACTACGACTCGGTAGAAGCTGCCGTGCGCCGCCACGGCAAGGCCTTAGTGCTCACCGAAGAGCCGCTGATGAACTCCTTCGCCGAAAGCCTGGCCGGCCGCATTCAGCGCACCTGCTTCCGCCAGCTTGATGCGCCTGTGTTCACACTCGGCGCCGCTAACCTACCCGCTATTGCACTGAATGTGGAGCTGGAAAAGCAAATGCTTCCCAGCGCCGAGAAGGTAGGCGTGGTCCTGGCCGAGCTACTGGCCTACTAG
- a CDS encoding CoA-binding protein, giving the protein MKKTLVLGASDNPNRYAYRAVHQLKRNGHEVVPVGIRKGQVAGLDIHTDRPQSEGVDTVTLYVGPQNQPGWYDYILDLNPKRIIFNPGTENPELEELAQQRGIQTEEACTLVMLSVGQY; this is encoded by the coding sequence ATGAAAAAGACTCTCGTTCTCGGCGCCAGCGACAATCCTAACCGGTACGCCTACCGCGCTGTCCATCAGCTTAAAAGAAACGGCCACGAAGTAGTGCCCGTGGGCATCAGGAAGGGCCAAGTGGCCGGCCTGGATATCCATACCGACCGCCCGCAATCAGAGGGCGTGGATACCGTGACGCTGTACGTAGGCCCGCAAAACCAACCGGGCTGGTACGACTACATTCTAGACTTAAACCCCAAGCGCATCATCTTCAACCCCGGCACCGAAAACCCGGAACTGGAGGAATTGGCCCAGCAACGCGGCATTCAAACGGAAGAAGCCTGCACCCTGGTGATGCTGAGCGTAGGCCAGTACTAA